AAAAACGATAGCTACTAAGACATTTGCTGCCCCTGGCCAGGGTTGAGATGAAATCGCACGGTAAATATGTGTGTTTTGTGAAAGCATTTTTTGTAAACCACTTTCACGTGTATCGCCTTCAGCGATAGTTTTAGTTGCAATCAATCCCCAATACCCTCCTCTAAACGTATTTTTATAAGCTTGCAAGAAAAAATAAACCGAAAAATCGGCATTTGCGCTTACATCAATGAATAATTCCTTTAGTGCAGATTGATATTTTTCTCCAAATGTGCGGATAATTCTTCTTCCCCCGATAAACGGCGGATTTCCCACAAAAGCGCTAAAGCCCCCCTGCTGGAAAACTTCCGGAAACTCAAATCCCCAATGAAAGGCGCGTTCCTTGTGGGCGGCATTTAAGGCTTTTTCGGCGTCGGGCTTTTGCATCGCTTCGCCTGCCACATAATCAAGCAAAAGGCGGGAGGAGAAGTCTTCACTTTCTTTTTGGCTCAAACCGAGCAATTTGCTGCCTGTCAGCAGGTCTGCGCCCAGTTTGACCCGCTCGAGAGCGGCATCCGCTTCTGCCAGCAGGAGCGCTTTGCGTTCGGCGTCTCGTAGATCGAGAACTTGAAAGGATTGCAACTCCCGTCGTTTTTGGCGGGCGAGGGCGATCTCTTCTTCGAGGGTGGCATCGAAGAGCGTTTTGCTGGCTGCCCGTGCGGGGTCGTTCAATAAGCCGCGTGCCCAATTCAAAAAGTCGCTTTCGGATGCGCCCACCAGCGAGTCACCGCATTTCAGGGCGTGGTCTAAAAAGCTGAAGGGCTTGGCGCGGTCGAGCGTGATCAGCCAGAGCGAGAGCTTCGCCATCTCGACCGCCAGCGGGTTCTTATCCACGCCGTAGATGCAGCGGTCGGCAACCAATCGCTTTGCGTCCAGTAATCGGTCGTCAGTGATCAGTTCGTCAGTATTCGGTGACTGCCCACTACTGCCCCCTGATACCTGACCACTGTCCACTGGATATTGCTCCCACGCTTCAACAAGTCTCTCCGACAAATAACGCACCACCTGAACCAGAAACGCCCCACTGCCCATCGCCATATCGCAAATTTTCAGATCGAGCAATGCTTCGGGTCTTTTTAGTTGCCAATCTTCTTTGGGTTTGCCTTCGGCGGGGCCTGTGTAGACCAGCGGCTCGAGGGTATGCTGCACAATTGGTTCGGTCAGGCTGCGGGGGGTGTAATGCGTGCCGGTCGCACGGCGCGTGTTGCCTGCGGTCACATAAACACTGCCCGCCACCACGACGACCGGCGTACCAAAATCATCTTCACGCAGCAGCCCGGCAAAAGGCAGCACGCGTTGAATGAGTGCCGCGTCATTGCCGCAGGCGATCCGTAAGGTATTCCCATCCAGTTCATCCGCAGCCTGGCTCAAGCTGTTGCGCAACGCCGATTCGGAGCGTTTGGTGATCTCGCGCAGGAATTCGATCAGCTTTACGTTGGCAGCCAAATCAGCGCCCTGTGCGGCGAAATTTTCCAAAACAGAAAGCCCAACTTCGGGTTCCTGCCCCTGGGCACCGACCAAGCCCAACACAGGTTCGTCCGCACGCACGGCTTGGTGATCCAGCAAACCTTCGTAGACATGCCCGA
This DNA window, taken from Chloroflexota bacterium, encodes the following:
- a CDS encoding restriction endonuclease; this translates as MTATQHAEWLSLLEISGPFLSLPVLTRIFPQGIDAFESQRARLLRDAYEEWADNVQGLVPDPLVHGEWVRFVLEAALGYDDEVLKSGTEIPESFSVAVLEHGETLKPDLLLVDPQQATGAERSVPRLVIQILPPGQDLEKPISGSRWKASAATRMMELLHALQEQQPDATLGLLTNGERWMLISASKGETTGFTSWYASLWFDERLTLRAFAALLGAQRFFGVPADESLSALLVESAKDQHEVTDTLGYQVRHAVEILVQAIDRADRDAQGRLLAGLGMDALYEAALTVMMRLVFLLSAEERKLLPLDDPFYAENYAIYPLREILRKQADETGEEVLERNSDAWFRLLAVFRAVYAGVQHDRLRLPAYGGSLFDPDRFPFLEGREPKSDWRGDAALPIKIPNRTVLHLLDALQVLGMKLPGGGREARRISFRALDIEQIGHVYEGLLDHQAVRADEPVLGLVGAQGQEPEVGLSVLENFAAQGADLAANVKLIEFLREITKRSESALRNSLSQAADELDGNTLRIACGNDAALIQRVLPFAGLLREDDFGTPVVVVAGSVYVTAGNTRRATGTHYTPRSLTEPIVQHTLEPLVYTGPAEGKPKEDWQLKRPEALLDLKICDMAMGSGAFLVQVVRYLSERLVEAWEQYPVDSGQVSGGSSGQSPNTDELITDDRLLDAKRLVADRCIYGVDKNPLAVEMAKLSLWLITLDRAKPFSFLDHALKCGDSLVGASESDFLNWARGLLNDPARAASKTLFDATLEEEIALARQKRRELQSFQVLDLRDAERKALLLAEADAALERVKLGADLLTGSKLLGLSQKESEDFSSRLLLDYVAGEAMQKPDAEKALNAAHKERAFHWGFEFPEVFQQGGFSAFVGNPPFIGGRRIIRTFGEKYQSALKELFIDVSANADFSVYFFLQAYKNTFRGGYWGLIATKTIAEGDTRESGLQKMLSQNTHIYRAISSQPWPGAANVLVAIVFMTTASWKALSNLNNEYVKNISSFLLLSCLSAKWNFGSHVIVHN